From Caretta caretta isolate rCarCar2 chromosome 3, rCarCar1.hap1, whole genome shotgun sequence, a single genomic window includes:
- the EXO1 gene encoding exonuclease 1 isoform X1, with product MGIHGLLQFIKEAAEPTHVKKYKGQVVAVDTYCWLHKGAYACAEKLAKGEPTDQYVVFCLKLVDMLLSFGIKPVLVFDGCTLPSKKEVEKARREKRQANLLKGKQLLREGKLSEARDCFGRSVNVTHAMAHEVIKAARAQGVDCVVAPYEADAQLAYLNKTGIVQAIITEDSDLLAFGCKKVFLKIDKFGNGLEIDQARLGRCKQLGDVFTEEKFRYMCILSGCDYLPSLHGIGLAKACKLLKLASNPDIIKVIKKIGQYLKMNITVSEEYIEGFIRANNTFLYQLVFDPVKRKLVPLNAYDDSIDPETLLYAGRHIGDDTAFQIALGNKDIHTMEQIDDYNPEASQPSRPRSRGWNDRAGSQKPYCVNSIWSRDYKPGHNTDITTCTTRLLEKSTTKGIEKIISIKGLKLPSKELLVKRSRSEEMSDGDLLSQYSFSKAKKPKKENSEDGEPQKCLSAVSSIHASGDSFSKESSNTQPKVRNKFASFLQRKNEESGAIVVPGTRSRFFCHATAMVDCTTKNETAQPSQDVKLDCQAQETKSITEDPVPQCSETGKFTRTVSSSPVETQRSCFSWSGSLGESPGTPSPSPGVLLLQQFHRQRNSQRVSQGCEISRLHTVSNAGGDESDEESSPLLEMECSSQSQGSSELSESSLDFSRISQVSNKDSEAEESDSRLKPGDDPSSQSSAPFSTVCTERKHTLLRSKVPGLQRSNFVRSHVVTKLKPLMPAKVSGLSKKLLSAEKKNHHNAENKPGLQVTIRDLWKNFQFRRDSEKLPSCKKSSDPLSPIKDNIQLTPETEEEIFNQLEYSHVQRAIFQ from the exons ATATGTAGTCTTCTGCTTGAAACTTGTTGATATGCTCTTGTCATTTGGGATCAAGCCAGTTCTAGTATTTGATGGATGTACCCTGCCTTCTAAAAAGGAAGTGGAAAAAGCTCGAAGAGA GAAACGACAGGCTAATCTTCTGAAGGGGAAACAATTGCTTCGTGAGGGGAAGTTATCAGAAGCCAGAGACTGTTTTGGGCGCAGTGTCAATGTTACCCATGCGATGGCTCATGAAGTTATTAAG GCTGCCCGTGCCCAAGGAGTTGATTGTGTTGTTGCTCCATATGAAGCTGATGCTCAGTTGGCCTATCTTAATAAGACTGGCATAGTACAAGCTATAATTACAGAGGACTCGGATCTTCTGGCTTTTGGGTGTAAAAAG GTGTTTCTGAAAATTGACAAGTTTGGAAATGGACTAGAGATCGATCAGGCTCGACTAGGAAGGTGTAAACAGCTTGGGGATGTATTTACTGAAGAGAAATTCCGTTACATGTGCATTCTTTCTGGTTGTGACTACCTTCCATCACTTCATGGAATTGGGTTAGCTAAGGCATGCAAGCTATTAAAACTAGCTAGTAATCCTGATATTATTAAG GTTATTAAGAAAATTGGGCAGTACCTGAAGATGAATATAACTGTATCGGAAGAGTACATAGAGGGATTTATTCGAGCCAATAATACTTTCCTTTATCAATTGGTTTTTGACCCAGTCAAGAGGAAGCTTGTTCCTCTGAATGCTTATGATGACAGCATTGATCCAGAAACACTACTTTATGCAGGGCG ACATATTGGTGATGATACTGCTTTTCAAATTGCTCTTGGCAATAAAGATATCCATACAATGGAACAAATTGATGACTACAACCCTGAGGCTTCAcag ccTTCACGGCCAAGAAGTCGCGGCTGGAATGATAGAGCTGGTAGTCAGAAGCCATACTGTGTAAACAGCatttggagcagagactacaAGCCTGGTCATAATACAGACATTACCACATGTACCACTCGTTTGCTAGAGAAATCAACTACCAAAGGCATTGAGAAAATAATTAGTATCAAAGGCCTGAAACTTCCAAGCAAGGAACTACTAGTCAAAAGATCAAGAAGTG AAGAGATGTCGGATGGAGATCTGTTGAGTCAGTATTcgttttcaaaagcaaaaaagcccaagaaagaaaacaGTGAAGATGGTGAGCCACAGAAGTGTCTCTCTGCAGTGTCATCGATTCATGCTTCAGGGGACTCTTTCAGTAAAGAGAGCTCAAACACCCAACCTAAAGTCAGGAACAAATTTGCTTCCTTTCTGCAGAGGAAAAATGAAGAGAGCGGTGCTATTGTTGTTCCAGGGACTAGAAGCAG GTTCTTCTGCCATGCCACCGCTATGGTTGATTGTACAACAAAGAATGAAACTGCCCAACCATCACAGGATGTCAAGTTGGATTGTCAGGCCCAAGAAACTAAAAGTATAACAGAAGATCCTGTTCCTCAGTGTTCGGAGACTGGGAAGTTTACAAGAACTGTCTCATCATCCCCTGTGGAAACACAGAGAAGTTGTTTCAGTTGGTCTGGAAGCCTTGGAGAGAGTCCTGGGACACCCAGCCCATCTCCTGGCGTGCTGCTGTTACAGCAGTTTCACCGACAGAGAAACAGTCAAAGGGTGTCCCAGGGTTGTGAGATATCTAGATTACATACAGTCAGCAATGCAGGAGGTGATGAGTCAGATGAAGAATCCTCCCCCTTACTGGAAATGGAGTGTTCTTCGCAGTCTCAGGGGTCTAGTGAGCTATCGGAAAGCAGCTTGGACTTCTCAAGAATATCGCAGGTGTCTAACAAAGACTCGGAAGCAGAA GAATCTGACTCCAGACTAAAGCCAGGTGATGATCCAAGTTCTCAAAGCTCTGCCCCGTTTTCCACTGTATGTACTGAAAGAAAGCATACACTGCTAAGGAGCAAG GTTCCTGGTTTACAGAGATCCAATTTTGTAAGATCACATGTTGTGACAAAACTCAAGCCACTGATGCCAGCTAAAGTCAGTGGGTTAAGCAAGAAACTACTAAGTGCAGAGAAGAAAAATCATCACAATGCTGAAAATAAGCCAGGACTGCAGGTCACAATCCGTGATCTCTGGAAAAACTTCCAATTTAGAAG AGACTCTGAAAAGCTCCCCTCTTGTAAAAAATCATCAGACCCATTGTCTCCAATCAAAGATAATATCCAGCTTACTCCAGAAACAGAAGAGGAAATCTTCAATCAACTTGAGTATAGTCATGTTCAGAGAGCAATATTCCAATGA
- the EXO1 gene encoding exonuclease 1 isoform X3, producing MGIHGLLQFIKEAAEPTHVKKYKGQVVAVDTYCWLHKGAYACAEKLAKGEPTDQYVVFCLKLVDMLLSFGIKPVLVFDGCTLPSKKEVEKARREKRQANLLKGKQLLREGKLSEARDCFGRSVNVTHAMAHEVIKAARAQGVDCVVAPYEADAQLAYLNKTGIVQAIITEDSDLLAFGCKKVIKKIGQYLKMNITVSEEYIEGFIRANNTFLYQLVFDPVKRKLVPLNAYDDSIDPETLLYAGRHIGDDTAFQIALGNKDIHTMEQIDDYNPEASQPSRPRSRGWNDRAGSQKPYCVNSIWSRDYKPGHNTDITTCTTRLLEKSTTKGIEKIISIKGLKLPSKELLVKRSRSEEMSDGDLLSQYSFSKAKKPKKENSEDGEPQKCLSAVSSIHASGDSFSKESSNTQPKVRNKFASFLQRKNEESGAIVVPGTRSRFFCHATAMVDCTTKNETAQPSQDVKLDCQAQETKSITEDPVPQCSETGKFTRTVSSSPVETQRSCFSWSGSLGESPGTPSPSPGVLLLQQFHRQRNSQRVSQGCEISRLHTVSNAGGDESDEESSPLLEMECSSQSQGSSELSESSLDFSRISQVSNKDSEAEESDSRLKPGDDPSSQSSAPFSTVCTERKHTLLRSKVPGLQRSNFVRSHVVTKLKPLMPAKVSGLSKKLLSAEKKNHHNAENKPGLQVTIRDLWKNFQFRRDSEKLPSCKKSSDPLSPIKDNIQLTPETEEEIFNQLEYSHVQRAIFQ from the exons ATATGTAGTCTTCTGCTTGAAACTTGTTGATATGCTCTTGTCATTTGGGATCAAGCCAGTTCTAGTATTTGATGGATGTACCCTGCCTTCTAAAAAGGAAGTGGAAAAAGCTCGAAGAGA GAAACGACAGGCTAATCTTCTGAAGGGGAAACAATTGCTTCGTGAGGGGAAGTTATCAGAAGCCAGAGACTGTTTTGGGCGCAGTGTCAATGTTACCCATGCGATGGCTCATGAAGTTATTAAG GCTGCCCGTGCCCAAGGAGTTGATTGTGTTGTTGCTCCATATGAAGCTGATGCTCAGTTGGCCTATCTTAATAAGACTGGCATAGTACAAGCTATAATTACAGAGGACTCGGATCTTCTGGCTTTTGGGTGTAAAAAG GTTATTAAGAAAATTGGGCAGTACCTGAAGATGAATATAACTGTATCGGAAGAGTACATAGAGGGATTTATTCGAGCCAATAATACTTTCCTTTATCAATTGGTTTTTGACCCAGTCAAGAGGAAGCTTGTTCCTCTGAATGCTTATGATGACAGCATTGATCCAGAAACACTACTTTATGCAGGGCG ACATATTGGTGATGATACTGCTTTTCAAATTGCTCTTGGCAATAAAGATATCCATACAATGGAACAAATTGATGACTACAACCCTGAGGCTTCAcag ccTTCACGGCCAAGAAGTCGCGGCTGGAATGATAGAGCTGGTAGTCAGAAGCCATACTGTGTAAACAGCatttggagcagagactacaAGCCTGGTCATAATACAGACATTACCACATGTACCACTCGTTTGCTAGAGAAATCAACTACCAAAGGCATTGAGAAAATAATTAGTATCAAAGGCCTGAAACTTCCAAGCAAGGAACTACTAGTCAAAAGATCAAGAAGTG AAGAGATGTCGGATGGAGATCTGTTGAGTCAGTATTcgttttcaaaagcaaaaaagcccaagaaagaaaacaGTGAAGATGGTGAGCCACAGAAGTGTCTCTCTGCAGTGTCATCGATTCATGCTTCAGGGGACTCTTTCAGTAAAGAGAGCTCAAACACCCAACCTAAAGTCAGGAACAAATTTGCTTCCTTTCTGCAGAGGAAAAATGAAGAGAGCGGTGCTATTGTTGTTCCAGGGACTAGAAGCAG GTTCTTCTGCCATGCCACCGCTATGGTTGATTGTACAACAAAGAATGAAACTGCCCAACCATCACAGGATGTCAAGTTGGATTGTCAGGCCCAAGAAACTAAAAGTATAACAGAAGATCCTGTTCCTCAGTGTTCGGAGACTGGGAAGTTTACAAGAACTGTCTCATCATCCCCTGTGGAAACACAGAGAAGTTGTTTCAGTTGGTCTGGAAGCCTTGGAGAGAGTCCTGGGACACCCAGCCCATCTCCTGGCGTGCTGCTGTTACAGCAGTTTCACCGACAGAGAAACAGTCAAAGGGTGTCCCAGGGTTGTGAGATATCTAGATTACATACAGTCAGCAATGCAGGAGGTGATGAGTCAGATGAAGAATCCTCCCCCTTACTGGAAATGGAGTGTTCTTCGCAGTCTCAGGGGTCTAGTGAGCTATCGGAAAGCAGCTTGGACTTCTCAAGAATATCGCAGGTGTCTAACAAAGACTCGGAAGCAGAA GAATCTGACTCCAGACTAAAGCCAGGTGATGATCCAAGTTCTCAAAGCTCTGCCCCGTTTTCCACTGTATGTACTGAAAGAAAGCATACACTGCTAAGGAGCAAG GTTCCTGGTTTACAGAGATCCAATTTTGTAAGATCACATGTTGTGACAAAACTCAAGCCACTGATGCCAGCTAAAGTCAGTGGGTTAAGCAAGAAACTACTAAGTGCAGAGAAGAAAAATCATCACAATGCTGAAAATAAGCCAGGACTGCAGGTCACAATCCGTGATCTCTGGAAAAACTTCCAATTTAGAAG AGACTCTGAAAAGCTCCCCTCTTGTAAAAAATCATCAGACCCATTGTCTCCAATCAAAGATAATATCCAGCTTACTCCAGAAACAGAAGAGGAAATCTTCAATCAACTTGAGTATAGTCATGTTCAGAGAGCAATATTCCAATGA
- the EXO1 gene encoding exonuclease 1 isoform X2 translates to MLLSFGIKPVLVFDGCTLPSKKEVEKARREKRQANLLKGKQLLREGKLSEARDCFGRSVNVTHAMAHEVIKAARAQGVDCVVAPYEADAQLAYLNKTGIVQAIITEDSDLLAFGCKKVFLKIDKFGNGLEIDQARLGRCKQLGDVFTEEKFRYMCILSGCDYLPSLHGIGLAKACKLLKLASNPDIIKVIKKIGQYLKMNITVSEEYIEGFIRANNTFLYQLVFDPVKRKLVPLNAYDDSIDPETLLYAGRHIGDDTAFQIALGNKDIHTMEQIDDYNPEASQPSRPRSRGWNDRAGSQKPYCVNSIWSRDYKPGHNTDITTCTTRLLEKSTTKGIEKIISIKGLKLPSKELLVKRSRSEEMSDGDLLSQYSFSKAKKPKKENSEDGEPQKCLSAVSSIHASGDSFSKESSNTQPKVRNKFASFLQRKNEESGAIVVPGTRSRFFCHATAMVDCTTKNETAQPSQDVKLDCQAQETKSITEDPVPQCSETGKFTRTVSSSPVETQRSCFSWSGSLGESPGTPSPSPGVLLLQQFHRQRNSQRVSQGCEISRLHTVSNAGGDESDEESSPLLEMECSSQSQGSSELSESSLDFSRISQVSNKDSEAEESDSRLKPGDDPSSQSSAPFSTVCTERKHTLLRSKVPGLQRSNFVRSHVVTKLKPLMPAKVSGLSKKLLSAEKKNHHNAENKPGLQVTIRDLWKNFQFRRDSEKLPSCKKSSDPLSPIKDNIQLTPETEEEIFNQLEYSHVQRAIFQ, encoded by the exons ATGCTCTTGTCATTTGGGATCAAGCCAGTTCTAGTATTTGATGGATGTACCCTGCCTTCTAAAAAGGAAGTGGAAAAAGCTCGAAGAGA GAAACGACAGGCTAATCTTCTGAAGGGGAAACAATTGCTTCGTGAGGGGAAGTTATCAGAAGCCAGAGACTGTTTTGGGCGCAGTGTCAATGTTACCCATGCGATGGCTCATGAAGTTATTAAG GCTGCCCGTGCCCAAGGAGTTGATTGTGTTGTTGCTCCATATGAAGCTGATGCTCAGTTGGCCTATCTTAATAAGACTGGCATAGTACAAGCTATAATTACAGAGGACTCGGATCTTCTGGCTTTTGGGTGTAAAAAG GTGTTTCTGAAAATTGACAAGTTTGGAAATGGACTAGAGATCGATCAGGCTCGACTAGGAAGGTGTAAACAGCTTGGGGATGTATTTACTGAAGAGAAATTCCGTTACATGTGCATTCTTTCTGGTTGTGACTACCTTCCATCACTTCATGGAATTGGGTTAGCTAAGGCATGCAAGCTATTAAAACTAGCTAGTAATCCTGATATTATTAAG GTTATTAAGAAAATTGGGCAGTACCTGAAGATGAATATAACTGTATCGGAAGAGTACATAGAGGGATTTATTCGAGCCAATAATACTTTCCTTTATCAATTGGTTTTTGACCCAGTCAAGAGGAAGCTTGTTCCTCTGAATGCTTATGATGACAGCATTGATCCAGAAACACTACTTTATGCAGGGCG ACATATTGGTGATGATACTGCTTTTCAAATTGCTCTTGGCAATAAAGATATCCATACAATGGAACAAATTGATGACTACAACCCTGAGGCTTCAcag ccTTCACGGCCAAGAAGTCGCGGCTGGAATGATAGAGCTGGTAGTCAGAAGCCATACTGTGTAAACAGCatttggagcagagactacaAGCCTGGTCATAATACAGACATTACCACATGTACCACTCGTTTGCTAGAGAAATCAACTACCAAAGGCATTGAGAAAATAATTAGTATCAAAGGCCTGAAACTTCCAAGCAAGGAACTACTAGTCAAAAGATCAAGAAGTG AAGAGATGTCGGATGGAGATCTGTTGAGTCAGTATTcgttttcaaaagcaaaaaagcccaagaaagaaaacaGTGAAGATGGTGAGCCACAGAAGTGTCTCTCTGCAGTGTCATCGATTCATGCTTCAGGGGACTCTTTCAGTAAAGAGAGCTCAAACACCCAACCTAAAGTCAGGAACAAATTTGCTTCCTTTCTGCAGAGGAAAAATGAAGAGAGCGGTGCTATTGTTGTTCCAGGGACTAGAAGCAG GTTCTTCTGCCATGCCACCGCTATGGTTGATTGTACAACAAAGAATGAAACTGCCCAACCATCACAGGATGTCAAGTTGGATTGTCAGGCCCAAGAAACTAAAAGTATAACAGAAGATCCTGTTCCTCAGTGTTCGGAGACTGGGAAGTTTACAAGAACTGTCTCATCATCCCCTGTGGAAACACAGAGAAGTTGTTTCAGTTGGTCTGGAAGCCTTGGAGAGAGTCCTGGGACACCCAGCCCATCTCCTGGCGTGCTGCTGTTACAGCAGTTTCACCGACAGAGAAACAGTCAAAGGGTGTCCCAGGGTTGTGAGATATCTAGATTACATACAGTCAGCAATGCAGGAGGTGATGAGTCAGATGAAGAATCCTCCCCCTTACTGGAAATGGAGTGTTCTTCGCAGTCTCAGGGGTCTAGTGAGCTATCGGAAAGCAGCTTGGACTTCTCAAGAATATCGCAGGTGTCTAACAAAGACTCGGAAGCAGAA GAATCTGACTCCAGACTAAAGCCAGGTGATGATCCAAGTTCTCAAAGCTCTGCCCCGTTTTCCACTGTATGTACTGAAAGAAAGCATACACTGCTAAGGAGCAAG GTTCCTGGTTTACAGAGATCCAATTTTGTAAGATCACATGTTGTGACAAAACTCAAGCCACTGATGCCAGCTAAAGTCAGTGGGTTAAGCAAGAAACTACTAAGTGCAGAGAAGAAAAATCATCACAATGCTGAAAATAAGCCAGGACTGCAGGTCACAATCCGTGATCTCTGGAAAAACTTCCAATTTAGAAG AGACTCTGAAAAGCTCCCCTCTTGTAAAAAATCATCAGACCCATTGTCTCCAATCAAAGATAATATCCAGCTTACTCCAGAAACAGAAGAGGAAATCTTCAATCAACTTGAGTATAGTCATGTTCAGAGAGCAATATTCCAATGA